Proteins encoded in a region of the Streptomyces violaceoruber genome:
- a CDS encoding ATP-binding protein, with product MAAESRWDRTLASEEITNRTASFTGELHNVTGARLVAEEFLHDLARAAPPAAPEHWDDILLVVTELAANAVQYAPGPFQLRLRRTFDGVHVVMHDTNTTEPAPRPFHPSKGGGGIGWHLIHTLSDQVSVVTGERGKDIHVFLPW from the coding sequence ATGGCAGCCGAGTCGCGTTGGGACAGGACACTGGCTTCCGAGGAGATCACGAACCGCACCGCCAGCTTCACCGGGGAGTTGCACAACGTGACCGGTGCGCGGCTGGTCGCGGAGGAGTTCCTCCACGACCTCGCCCGTGCGGCGCCGCCCGCGGCGCCCGAGCACTGGGACGACATCCTCCTCGTCGTCACGGAGCTGGCGGCCAACGCCGTGCAGTACGCTCCGGGGCCGTTCCAACTGCGGCTGCGGCGGACCTTCGACGGCGTGCACGTGGTGATGCACGACACCAACACGACGGAGCCGGCGCCGCGCCCCTTCCATCCGAGCAAGGGCGGCGGCGGCATCGGCTGGCACCTGATCCACACCCTGTCCGACCAGGTGAGCGTCGTCACCGGGGAGCGGGG